A window of Acidobacteriota bacterium genomic DNA:
TGCCGCGCCGACAATATAAAGTCCCGGAACAATCGGATAGCCAAACGCTCTGTACGGGCGAACGGCGTCAGGTTGTTTGCTCCGCAGCACGAAGATTCCGGCAATCGTCAAAATATAAAAAATCAGCGCCGCAGAAATGACATACGTCAGCAAATCGCCGTACAAGTTGCCGTAACTGCCATCGGCTTTGATCGTGCGTGGCAACACCAAAAACGTGGCTAGCAAACCCTGAATCACCAACCCCCAAGCCGGAACGGCTTTTGAATTTAACCTGCCTGCGGATTGGAAAAACAATCCATCGCGCGCCATCGCGTAATAGGCGCGCGCGCCGGCCAGAATCAATCCGTTGTTGCAGCCAAAGGTCGAAACCAGCATTACGACAGCCATCAGCGTCGAACCCAGACCGGGAAAAATGACATTGGCCGTTGCCGCAGCCACGCGGTCGCTGGGAACTTGTTGTATGGTTTCCAACGGAAGTGTCACCAGATACGCAACGTTTGCCAACAGATACAGCGAAATGACCAGGCCCGTTCCCATTGCCAGCGACAACGGGATATTGCGTTTGGGATCTTTGACTTCTCCGGCCGTGAACGTGATGTTGTTCCAGGCGTCCGCGGAAAACAGGGAATTGGTTTGTGACACGCATAGGCCGACAAATAATCCAAACGCCGTCGCAGCGGTCAATCCGTCACCGACATTTTGCAGTGTGCCACGAACTGTCCAGAAATCGCCGAAGTTCGCCCCCACTGCGCCGGAATTCCAACCGATCAGCAGACCCAGGACAATCAAAGCAAGCAAACCGCCGGTCTTGGCTACGGTGAAAACGTTTTGCACCAGTTTGCCCAACTTCAGTCCACGCGTGTTCATCCAGGTCAACAAGGCGATCATCGTTACGCCGACCAATTGCGCGGTCGAAAGCGAGAGCGCGTAATTCGATCCCAAATTGAGCGGTTTGATCAGGTAATTCGATTCCGAAACCGTCGGCCACAGCACGCCAAGGAAACGCGCAAACCCCACGGCCACGGCCGCAATCGTGCCGGTTTGAATGACCAGAAACAGCGTCCAACCGTACAGAAATCCCCACAGTGGAGAAAATGCTTCGCGCAGATAAACATATTGGCCGCCGGCCTTGGGCATCATCGCCGCCAGTTCGCCGTAACTCAGCGCGCCGACCATTGTCAGAAAACCGGTCACCAACCAGGCAACAAGCAACCAGCCTGGCGAACCGACTTGCCGAGCCATATCCGCTGACACGATGAAAATACCGGAGCCAATCATCGAACCCGCCACAATCATCGTCGAATCCAGCAGCCCCAGACCACGAACGAATTTTTCTTCTTGAGCCATAAGAAGTGTTTGGGTTACGCGTGCAGAAAATCAAAAAGGGCGATCCGCTTTACGAACCGCCCTTGTTTTTTTTGAGCTATGTTATTGGCCACCTCATTTGCCGCTTCATCTGGAAGCTACTTGCTCGCCGGTTGCGGCGGAGCCTGTTGTTGAGGTTGCGCCGATTGCTGAACTTGAGCCGGGGTTTCCTTCTTGCTCAACTTGTCTTCAATCAGCCGCCAGCCATCGTTGCCAAAAACGAAAACCATCAACGCCAGAATAATGACCAGTCCTACGCTTTGAATACGTTCCCGCAAACGCAGCGACATGGTCACCCCAACCAAACCCATCAGGAATTCAATGAAAATGGTGACAATCATGCCACCATCCAGAACCGGAATCGGCAGCAGATTGAAAACTCCCAAGTTCAAACTGATCATGGCTGCCCAGGGGATCAACCCCGTCCAACCTTCACTTTCGACAACGCGTCCGGTTTCGCGCGCCATGCCAATCGGGCCGGAAACGGATTCGCGAACCGACCGATCGCCTGCAAAAATCTGCCGAAACGCAATGCCCGTAACCCGCAAAATTCGCCAGTTGTAGGCCCAACCGTATTGAAGAGCTTCGACAAAAGACGAAGTTTTTTGAGTCACCAATTCCGTTCGAATGCTGGTTGCGATTCCGAGCCGATATTCGCCGTCAATTTGAACAGGAGAGGCCTGCAAATCCAACGTTTGTTGCCCACGCGCAATTTTCAACGCGACCGGTTGGCCGTTGCTTTCGTTCAAGGCGTTTTTGAATTGGTGCCAGGAAGACAACGGTTGACCGTTAATTCCTATGATTTTGTCGTTAGCCTGAAGCCCCGCCAGCGCGGCGGGTTTTGCGGGGTCAACGCTATTGACGCCAATTTCCTTGATCGGAATCAACGATTGAAAACCGGCTTCGCCAATTTTGTTCCGTTCGATCTCTCTGACCACCGGTGTCAATGTCAGGTGCAGAATCTGCCCATTTCGGTCAATCGTCATCGGAATTGGCTCTTCCGGCCGGACCTGAATTTCCAATCGCAAATCTTCCCACGTCGGTTTTTTCAGGTCTTCAAAGGTCAGAATTTTATCGCCGGGCAGCAGTCCGGCTTTTTCCGCAGGAGAATTCTTTGCGACAAAGCCCACGACCGGTTGTTGCATTTGGTCGGCGCCCACCTTGAATCCGATCAAAATGGCGATGGTCGGAATTGCCAACGCAAACGCAATGTTAAAAGCCGGGCCAGCCAACGCGACTAAAAACCGTTTCCATTTCGGTTGGGAATTGAATTCATCAACCGGCGCGTCGCTTTTGCCCTGCAACATTTCCAGGTTTTCACCCCGAAACCGGACATATCCGCCCAGCGGAACCAGGCTCAAACGATAATCGGTGTCACCAATTTTGAATCCCCACAACCGTTTACCAAAGCCTACTGAAAAAACTTCAACGCCAATGCCTAACATCTTGGCGACAATGAAATGGCCGAATTCATGAATGACGACCAACACACACAACAAGACGACAAAGGGGATGACCGTATTCAGTAATAGTTGCATAACTCCTCACTCCTTCAATCACAGGCTGTTACCGCTTTGCCTGCCGCTCCAGCCCGAAAATAGCGGCTACGTTGTTCAAAATACCTTTTCCCACGTACCAGAGGGGGAGTCTATTTCAGCCCGGCAAGCGTGTCAAAGCTGCATTTACAACGTTTTACAACCCCAGCAATTGCTTTGGTTGGAAGAGTTGACGAGGATCAAAGTTCGATGATTCGACGCTCTTCCAGGCGAAATTTTTCGGAAAGGATCAGGGCAACAGCTTCGGTGTAAGTTTTATGCTCTTCGGCAAGAATGCGTGCGGAAAGAGTTTCCACCGTGTCATCGGGGAAAACCGGGACAACGGATTGTTTGACGATGGGACCGTGATCCAAATCTTCGTCCACCAGATGCACCGTACAACCGGTGAACTTCACGCCATACTCCAGCGCCTGCCGTTGCGCATCCAGCCCGGGAAAGGCCGGTAGAAGAGAAGGGTGAATGTTCAGAATACGATGCCCGAATTCACGTATGAACCAAGGCGAGAGCAGTCGCATGTACCCGGCCAGACAAACCAGATCAACTCCGGCGTGGCGCAATTCCGCAGCCATCGCGCGGTCATGCTCTTCGCGCGTGCAGCCTTTGTGACTGTGAACAAATGTCGGAATGCTCATTTCGCGCGCGCGTTCCAACCCTGCCGCCGTTTCGATGTTGCTGATAACCAGGGCAATTTCGGCATTAGGGATATGGCCATCGCGCACGGCTTCAATCAATGCCAGCATGTTTGACCCGCGACCGGAGATCAAAATTCCAATACGTTTCATAACGACTTCTGTGCCTCACCTAACGGAGTTGGGCAAGCAATTCCTATTCACTGCAAAGCAATTGGTTCATTCAGCCGTTTCTTCAATTCATCACGCCACGTATGGTCTTTGTATTCGCCTTCGTCAATGACGTAAACGCGGAAGCGGTGATCTGAAAACTCTTCCGCCAGCTTCTGCCAAGTGACCTGATGGCCAACTTTGTTAAAGAACTCAGCCAAGGAGCGTTTGTAATTTGTATCCTCGCTTCCTTTTAACTGCTTGCCCTTGCTTTCCAACACCAGCACAGAAGCAACAGGTTTCTTATTGCCGTTTTCTTTCTTGCCCTCCTGAACCACGAAATCAGGATAGACGCGATTGCGACGGTAACCTTGAATGTAAAAGTTATCCTTGCCAATCAAGTTGCGATACCACCAAAGCACTTTCGGTTCGCGGTCAAGGCAGAACGCGACCGCCTTTTCCAATTCGTTGAGCGTATCCGGCACAATGTCAAACAATGATTGTTGTATTTGCTCGCCATTGTCGTGCGTTAACCGCCGCGTTGTTTTGATTTCGATTGCGGGCGGAATCTCGATGCGCGCTTCAACGCATTCCAGAGCAAACGTCAGTCGTTTGGTATTGAATAAGTGATCAAATGCCGCATGCGTTTGACGGTCGGTTTCGCGTTCGATCAACCCGACCAGTTTTTCGCGCACGATGAATTTGACGAGTCCCAATCGTCCCTGTAAGTCGGGATTGACGCGGTAAACTTCTTTCAGCGCCATTTCCACAATCACGCGCAATTGCTTGAAACTGTAATACTCAAACGGCAGAGCGGCGACCAGCCACGAGGCGACTTGCTCATCCGTTTCCAGAATCAATGTTTCCTGTTCGGTGACACGTTGTAAATCCTGATCCAAATCCAGCCGGTAAAACGAATCTTTCGCCCGTGCCAATGCTTCCGTCATATCCCAATCCACCGCAGCAAAGTCAAATTCATGAACTTTCACCTGACTGAGCAGGTGGCGGTAATAATCCAGCACTTCATAGCCTTTGCCATTTTTGACTGCGAAAAGCGGTAAGTAGACCTTGCCCTCGAATTTTTTGTAATAGCGGCGAAACTCTTCGCGCATTTTGGCTTCAAGTTTTTCACCTGCCTTGTTGCCTTCTTCCGTGCGATCTATGACGCTCATGGCGTCGCCTTCGTAACCTTCGCCTTCCAATGCCTTTTTAACTTCTTTGGTAATGTCAGAAGCTCTACGTCGCAAACAAAAAATATAGCTTTGGTTCAGTTCCTCAGACGGCGTCTTGGTTTGGAAAGGCTGTCGCAAGACGCGCCCGACCAATTGCGTCATGCTTTGCTGGCTGCCGGTGTTGTTCAGGGAAACCAAAATGTAGGCGAAAGGGCAATCCCAACCTTCCTGCAAAGCCGCCTTGGTAATGATCCATTCGATGGGGCAACCTTCGTCCAGCAGGTCAATGCCTTCGATGTCGTCTTTCTCGGAAGATTTGATGGCAATGGCCGTTTCCGGCACGCCCAGCCGCTGCATTAAGTGTTCTTTGACATCTTCGCTATGGACAAGCTCGGCATCGCGCTGGTCTTTGCCTGTGCGTTCGACCTGCACCAGCACAATCGGGCGGATGTTTTTGCCAGAAGTGCGGTAATGCTCCGCCGCCCGTTGCGCCAACTCCGCGCGTTTGTCGCGGGCTTGGGTCAGACAGTCCTGCCAGGATTTCTGGTTGGAGTTGGCAATGTTGATCGGCAGTTTGATCATCTGCTCGTCCAGCAACTCGCGGCCATTGACGCGCACCAGCACATTGGCTTCCTTATACGGCGTGGCTGAAAGTTCGACGACGATGCTGGCGTTGAAGCCTTCGATGGTTTCGCGCGCCAGTTTGCTGGTGGCTTTGTGCCCTTCGTCCAGAATGACCGGCGGTTCGTACAGCCGCACCAGATTGCCCAGCGAAGTTTTGACCAGATATTCGCCGCTGGCCGCGTCTTCCACCAGCATATCCAGATTGGGGATGCGCTCTTTCAACTTGCGGTGTTCATCAGGAGCATTTTCCGGCGGGAAGTGCTGAACAATGTTGCCGCCGCTGTCGCGGAAGAATTTCAGTTGGTCTTTGGTTTCGCGGTTGGTGCTGGCCAGTTTCAACAGCAGGATGTTCAGATTGTTGCGCATCTGTCCCGGCGTCAGGCGGAAGATTTCGTGCTTTTCCCAAACTTCAATGCGGCGCGAAACTGCGTGTTCCAGCGAAGTGCGGTAAAAATCGCTGCGGTCGCGCAACCGGCGTAGTGTGTCTTTGTAAATCTGATCGCTGGGCACAACCCACAGCACCAAGCCCGCGCCGTTCCGCTCTTTCAAGATCGTCTTGTAAATCTGGCCGAGAATCTGCGTGGCCAGCAGTGTTTTGCCTCCACCCGTCGGCACACGGACGCAAAACGTCGGCAAGTCTTTGTTCAGCCCGTTGCGCCGCGCGCGGTATTGGCCGGGCAGAAAAAAATGCTTTTCCGCTTCTTCCCACGCCGCCAAACTGGCATACGGCATTCCCGCCGCCCGCTGCCCGGCGAGCGCGCTCAGGAAGATTCCGACTTCTTTCAGAACCCGTTTTTGGTAAAACTTCAGTTCCATTACTTCAGGTGAAAGGGAACCAGCATCGGCCTGACCTCTTTGCCGTGCTCAAATTCGTATTTCAACAAATCGTCCTGATGCAACCAGATTTTCTCGCAATACACCACCAGCTTGCGGTTTTTGTCTGCCGCGCCCACCTGCTTCAGCCAGGTCAGATCACAGGCTTGATCGTCCGTTTCGTTCGGCGTGTACAGCAGATAATAACTCGCGCCGTTGTGCTCGCCGATTTTCCCGGTTTCGCGGTTAATGGCCTGCGGATCAAAATCGCGGCTCGTTTCGGTATAAAAGACGTACTTGGCGACTTCTTCATACGTCGGCAGCCGGTCGCCCAAATCGCGGTACTCATTGAAGAGCGGCTCGCCCAGCCGCACGTAGCTGAACGATCCGCCCAAGCCTTCGACTTTCTGCTGCTTGCCGCCGTTGGTTTTGTACGAATAGCCTTTGATGACGCGACGCACCCGCTCGGCGGTGATTTTCTGGCAGATGTTGAAACCGTCTTTTTCATTCTCTTTGGTGTCAAACGGCATCTGCACAAGAACGAACTTACGGTCGCCGCCATCTTCTTGATTCAGTGACAAAACTGCGTGGCCGGTCGTTGCAGAACCGGCAAATGAATCAAGGATAATGTCATCGCCCTCCGTCACGAGTTCCAGCAGCTTTTTGATCAATCTGACAGGTTTTGGAAATTGCAGGGCCAATTTCCCATCAAAAACTTCTCGCAAATCGGAAGTTCCTTCTTGGGTGTAAATGCCGTCAATGATCGAAAACAGTTTTGCCCCACGCTCTTCTCCGTGCTCATCCTTCAAATATTGTTTGTAAGAAACTGAGACGCCCTGTTTAGTTTGCGTGAAAACAATCTCGTCATTTTCGAGTGCCTTCAGAGTTCGCTCTTGACTCCACCACCATTGCCGCTGAGGCCATACTTCACCACCTTCAGGCAGCAGGATGGGATAAACCAGATTCTTTCTTTCTCCCATACTTTTAGTGGCTTCAAGAGGTTTCAGCCTGTACGGCCCTCTGACATCCGATTTGGAATCTTGATACTTATAGTATCTTTCTACTGCATCCGGGTCCGGGCTTAATTCAAGCGCTTCTATTCGATTGATGTCTTTGGCGTAGCACAAAACATATTCGTGCAAAGTTACGATATGCCGTTCTTTCGCTCCCCCGCCATAGCTCTTTTTCCAAATGAGTCGCTCAATCCTATTTTCAGCACCAAAAATTTCGTCGAGAAGAAAACACAAGCTGGCAATTTCATTGTCGTCAATCGAAATGAAAATCACACCGTCGTCTCGCAGTAATTCCCTTAATAGCTGCAAGCGCGGATACATCATGCAGCACCATTTGTCGTGGCGGGTGGCGTCTTCGCCTTCTTTGCCGACTGTCTGGCCGATCCATTCCTTAAACTGCGGCTGATTGAGTTTGTCGTTGTAGACCCAGCCTTCGTCGCCGGTGTTGTAGGGTGGGTCAATGTAAATGCATTTGATGCGTCCGGCGTGTGTGGGCAGCAGGGCTTTCAGAGCAAGCAGGTTGTCGCCTTCGATAATCAGATTGCCGTCTAAACTGGGCTTTTCGCCTTTGCCCAGCACCGAGAGTTTCGGATCGAATTCCAGCGTGTGATGCGGGACGACGTAATGATGGTTTTCGACGGCAGTCTTGCCTTTGAATTGGAGCACCGGCATTGGTCTAAATCCTTTGTCAATTGCGCGATGGATTGCGTTTTGAGCTGACAGGCGTCGGTGGCGTAGCAACAGGTTTCAAGTTGGCTTCAAACAGTTTCAGGATGCGTTTGTATTCGTCCGCCCAGCTTGTCGGTTGGACGAAGCCGTGATCTTCGACCGGGTACATTGCCAGTTCCCAGTTGTCCTTGCGCAATTCGATCAGCCGCTGCGCCAACCGCACCGAATCCTGAAAGTTGACGTTGACATCCACCACGCCGTGGCAAATCAGCAACGCGCCTTTCAGTCCGTTGGCGAAGTAGATCGGCGAGCTTTGTTTGTAAGCTTCAACGTCGTGTTGCGGTTCGTTCAGGATGTTCGCCGTGTAACCGTGATTGTAATGCGCCCAATCCGTGACCGGGCGCAATGCCGCGCCTGCCGCGAACACGTCGGCTTCGGTGAACATCGCCATCAGGGTGATGAATCCGCCGTAACTGCCGCCGTAAAGCCCGATCCGTTTGGGATCAACGCCGTATTCACGTACCAGCCACTTGGCCGCGTCAACGTGATCGGTTAAATCTTTGCCGCCCATGTGCCGGTAAATGCCTGTTCGCCAATCGCGCCCGTATCCGGCGGAACCGCGATAATCCACGTCCATCACCAGATAACCGCGCTCGACCAACAGATGATGGAACATATATTCGCGGAAATAGCTGCTCCACCATTTGTGAACGTTTTGCAGGTAACCGGCTCCATGAACGAAAAAGACCGCCGGGCCGCCCGGTTTCCAGTTCGCCGGTTTATACAATCGCGCAGGAACTTCCACGCCATCGCGCGCTTTGAACGTGACGATTGGCGGATCAACCCAGTTGTAGCTCAGCCATTCTTCGGTCGGCGATGTTGTGACCTGCTTGATTTCATTTGCCGAAGCGTTTGGTTTGTTCGGCGCCAGGTAAAGCTCCGGTGGGCGATTGCTGTACGAACGAATGATTGCCAGCGTCGTTTCGTCGGGCGAAATTGTCGCGTCGTTGTTGCCCGCCATGGTTGTGATGCGCGTGCGTTCGCCGCCGGTCACAGGCATCGAATACAAATGACGCTCGAACGGACTGCCTTCGCTGGAGGTGAAATAGAATTTGGTTTTGTCCTGCGACAAACGAACGTCGGAAACTTCAAACTTGCCGGAGGTGAGTTGTTTCGGCTCGCCACCATCAATCGAAACCGTGTACAGATGCGACCAACCGTCGCGTTCTGACCCGAAGTAAATCGTTTTGTTGTCCGGCAACCAGCCCAGCGCGAACGAAGCGGGGCCGCCAACCCAGGCTTCATCGTGCAAATGATCCAGCACCTTGGTTTTGCCCGTGGCCGGATCAACCAGCAAAATCCAGCGGTCTTTGTTGTCTGCTGCGCGTGCTAAAGCGACTGCGTGCTGGCTGTCTTCAGCCCATTGCGCGCTGCCGAGTTGCACATCGCGTTCGCGCTCCTGTGGTCGCCGACCTTGACCTTGCGCCTGATTCGACTGAGACGCCGCCGGACCGTTCTGGCGGCCAGCTTCTGAAGCCGGAGATGCCGTTGGCGCAGCCGGTTGCTTTTGTCCGTGATCCACCCAATTTACGTCGCCGGTTTTGACCGACAGGATCGCCAAACGAGCGCGGCTTTGCGCATCGCCGACTTTGCTGCGTCCCGGAATGTCTTCGGTATACCCGGAATCGCTGACGTAGTTCGGAACGATGGTGTTCTTCGCGCCCGTTGCCGGTTGAAAGACGGTGGCGATGACATAGTTGCCGTCCGGTGAAAGGTTCAGATTGCCAACCGATTGCCCGGCGGGCGGCGAAAACGATTTACGGGTTTCGCGTTGTTTGCGTTTAGCCTCTTGGTCTTCACGGTTTTTGACACGCTCGCTGACGGCTTCAATCAATTCGCGCTCTTCTTTTTTGACGAATTCCTGGCTGTTGTTTCCGCTTTGCTGCTGCGCTTGGCTGGTTTGAACAGTTTGTGCGCCAGCATTGCCACCGCCGAATCCGCCTCCGCGT
This region includes:
- a CDS encoding amino acid permease; this translates as MAQEEKFVRGLGLLDSTMIVAGSMIGSGIFIVSADMARQVGSPGWLLVAWLVTGFLTMVGALSYGELAAMMPKAGGQYVYLREAFSPLWGFLYGWTLFLVIQTGTIAAVAVGFARFLGVLWPTVSESNYLIKPLNLGSNYALSLSTAQLVGVTMIALLTWMNTRGLKLGKLVQNVFTVAKTGGLLALIVLGLLIGWNSGAVGANFGDFWTVRGTLQNVGDGLTAATAFGLFVGLCVSQTNSLFSADAWNNITFTAGEVKDPKRNIPLSLAMGTGLVISLYLLANVAYLVTLPLETIQQVPSDRVAAATANVIFPGLGSTLMAVVMLVSTFGCNNGLILAGARAYYAMARDGLFFQSAGRLNSKAVPAWGLVIQGLLATFLVLPRTIKADGSYGNLYGDLLTYVISAALIFYILTIAGIFVLRSKQPDAVRPYRAFGYPIVPGLYIVGAAIILIVLFIYQTKTTWPGLLIVLSGVPVYFWWRAQSRKRGIKPMEAILD
- a CDS encoding phosphoribosylglycinamide formyltransferase; protein product: MKRIGILISGRGSNMLALIEAVRDGHIPNAEIALVISNIETAAGLERAREMSIPTFVHSHKGCTREEHDRAMAAELRHAGVDLVCLAGYMRLLSPWFIREFGHRILNIHPSLLPAFPGLDAQRQALEYGVKFTGCTVHLVDEDLDHGPIVKQSVVPVFPDDTVETLSARILAEEHKTYTEAVALILSEKFRLEERRIIEL
- the rseP gene encoding RIP metalloprotease RseP encodes the protein MQLLLNTVIPFVVLLCVLVVIHEFGHFIVAKMLGIGVEVFSVGFGKRLWGFKIGDTDYRLSLVPLGGYVRFRGENLEMLQGKSDAPVDEFNSQPKWKRFLVALAGPAFNIAFALAIPTIAILIGFKVGADQMQQPVVGFVAKNSPAEKAGLLPGDKILTFEDLKKPTWEDLRLEIQVRPEEPIPMTIDRNGQILHLTLTPVVREIERNKIGEAGFQSLIPIKEIGVNSVDPAKPAALAGLQANDKIIGINGQPLSSWHQFKNALNESNGQPVALKIARGQQTLDLQASPVQIDGEYRLGIATSIRTELVTQKTSSFVEALQYGWAYNWRILRVTGIAFRQIFAGDRSVRESVSGPIGMARETGRVVESEGWTGLIPWAAMISLNLGVFNLLPIPVLDGGMIVTIFIEFLMGLVGVTMSLRLRERIQSVGLVIILALMVFVFGNDGWRLIEDKLSKKETPAQVQQSAQPQQQAPPQPASK
- a CDS encoding S9 family peptidase, whose product is MVQLTDIRTGGGTAPEPAAAQRGFGGGGFGGGRGGGFGGGNAGAQTVQTSQAQQQSGNNSQEFVKKEERELIEAVSERVKNREDQEAKRKQRETRKSFSPPAGQSVGNLNLSPDGNYVIATVFQPATGAKNTIVPNYVSDSGYTEDIPGRSKVGDAQSRARLAILSVKTGDVNWVDHGQKQPAAPTASPASEAGRQNGPAASQSNQAQGQGRRPQERERDVQLGSAQWAEDSQHAVALARAADNKDRWILLVDPATGKTKVLDHLHDEAWVGGPASFALGWLPDNKTIYFGSERDGWSHLYTVSIDGGEPKQLTSGKFEVSDVRLSQDKTKFYFTSSEGSPFERHLYSMPVTGGERTRITTMAGNNDATISPDETTLAIIRSYSNRPPELYLAPNKPNASANEIKQVTTSPTEEWLSYNWVDPPIVTFKARDGVEVPARLYKPANWKPGGPAVFFVHGAGYLQNVHKWWSSYFREYMFHHLLVERGYLVMDVDYRGSAGYGRDWRTGIYRHMGGKDLTDHVDAAKWLVREYGVDPKRIGLYGGSYGGFITLMAMFTEADVFAAGAALRPVTDWAHYNHGYTANILNEPQHDVEAYKQSSPIYFANGLKGALLICHGVVDVNVNFQDSVRLAQRLIELRKDNWELAMYPVEDHGFVQPTSWADEYKRILKLFEANLKPVATPPTPVSSKRNPSRN
- a CDS encoding DEAD/DEAH box helicase family protein; amino-acid sequence: MELKFYQKRVLKEVGIFLSALAGQRAAGMPYASLAAWEEAEKHFFLPGQYRARRNGLNKDLPTFCVRVPTGGGKTLLATQILGQIYKTILKERNGAGLVLWVVPSDQIYKDTLRRLRDRSDFYRTSLEHAVSRRIEVWEKHEIFRLTPGQMRNNLNILLLKLASTNRETKDQLKFFRDSGGNIVQHFPPENAPDEHRKLKERIPNLDMLVEDAASGEYLVKTSLGNLVRLYEPPVILDEGHKATSKLARETIEGFNASIVVELSATPYKEANVLVRVNGRELLDEQMIKLPINIANSNQKSWQDCLTQARDKRAELAQRAAEHYRTSGKNIRPIVLVQVERTGKDQRDAELVHSEDVKEHLMQRLGVPETAIAIKSSEKDDIEGIDLLDEGCPIEWIITKAALQEGWDCPFAYILVSLNNTGSQQSMTQLVGRVLRQPFQTKTPSEELNQSYIFCLRRRASDITKEVKKALEGEGYEGDAMSVIDRTEEGNKAGEKLEAKMREEFRRYYKKFEGKVYLPLFAVKNGKGYEVLDYYRHLLSQVKVHEFDFAAVDWDMTEALARAKDSFYRLDLDQDLQRVTEQETLILETDEQVASWLVAALPFEYYSFKQLRVIVEMALKEVYRVNPDLQGRLGLVKFIVREKLVGLIERETDRQTHAAFDHLFNTKRLTFALECVEARIEIPPAIEIKTTRRLTHDNGEQIQQSLFDIVPDTLNELEKAVAFCLDREPKVLWWYRNLIGKDNFYIQGYRRNRVYPDFVVQEGKKENGNKKPVASVLVLESKGKQLKGSEDTNYKRSLAEFFNKVGHQVTWQKLAEEFSDHRFRVYVIDEGEYKDHTWRDELKKRLNEPIALQ
- a CDS encoding site-specific DNA-methyltransferase, producing the protein MPVLQFKGKTAVENHHYVVPHHTLEFDPKLSVLGKGEKPSLDGNLIIEGDNLLALKALLPTHAGRIKCIYIDPPYNTGDEGWVYNDKLNQPQFKEWIGQTVGKEGEDATRHDKWCCMMYPRLQLLRELLRDDGVIFISIDDNEIASLCFLLDEIFGAENRIERLIWKKSYGGGAKERHIVTLHEYVLCYAKDINRIEALELSPDPDAVERYYKYQDSKSDVRGPYRLKPLEATKSMGERKNLVYPILLPEGGEVWPQRQWWWSQERTLKALENDEIVFTQTKQGVSVSYKQYLKDEHGEERGAKLFSIIDGIYTQEGTSDLREVFDGKLALQFPKPVRLIKKLLELVTEGDDIILDSFAGSATTGHAVLSLNQEDGGDRKFVLVQMPFDTKENEKDGFNICQKITAERVRRVIKGYSYKTNGGKQQKVEGLGGSFSYVRLGEPLFNEYRDLGDRLPTYEEVAKYVFYTETSRDFDPQAINRETGKIGEHNGASYYLLYTPNETDDQACDLTWLKQVGAADKNRKLVVYCEKIWLHQDDLLKYEFEHGKEVRPMLVPFHLK